One genomic region from Salvia hispanica cultivar TCC Black 2014 chromosome 2, UniMelb_Shisp_WGS_1.0, whole genome shotgun sequence encodes:
- the LOC125205287 gene encoding kinesin-like protein KIN-10B isoform X1 produces MTTQSEKLCVTPQRQIFSTPAKDRHQSISIAQVRVIVRLRPFLPHEISSRNGHPISCVSLQESEASPSNEVTVLLKDQATSRNECLNLDGFFGQDDNNVSQIFDREVRPLMPALFQGYNATIFAYGATGSGKTYTMQGSDLLPGVMHLAVASILSECKCTGSSIAVSYYEIYLDRCYDLLDPKEKEIMVLDDKDGQMHLKGLAQIEVDSTSKFHEIFNSALQRRKVACTDLNDASSRSHGVLVITVSTPSQESTKKSVTGKLNLIDLAGNEDNRRICNEGIRLQESTKINQSLFALSNVIYALNNSKQRVPYRDSKLTRIIQDSLGGTSRALMVACLNPGEYQECVHTVSLAARSRQVSNFVCPAHKKADSNMKVDMAAKLQAWLESKGKTKGSQRVYNSPFYSRSPCSVKPVRKLNTFTPSTKAVRNNEQVPDSKERSSCKTGKKLFQGGVYTDYKREVENLSAAETNQDKLSVPVSEDASKSNPADELQYGKETTTNKCGDASGLLQENEKIEALEKPYRKVLSPIHSNIERSHFVSSDPKTPTLRAVTCNRENSIHEYGTPLDKITARSSSLKTSLLQDYIEFLNTASSEELMELKGIGQKMADYIIELRETSPLKSVRKKHTNYMVRELTLVATNSLIRPFVARRPGEDRSFLKAGA; encoded by the exons ATGACCACTCAATCAGAAAAGCTCTGCGTCACACCTCAGCGCCAAATCTTTTCAACCCCAGCCAAAGATCGTCACCAATCCATCTCAATTGCCCAGGTCAGAGTAATCGTACGACTTCGCCCCTTTCTCCCCCATGAAATTTCTTCCAGAAATGGACACCCCATCTCCTGCGTTTCTCTCCAAGAATCGGAAGCCTCTCCATCAAATGAAGTCACCGTTCTTCTCAAAGACCAAGCAACCAG CCGAAATGAGTGCTTAAATTTGGATGGTTTTTTCGGGCAAGACGACAACAATGTGAGCCAGATTTTCGATAGGGAAGTGAGGCCTTTGATGCCGGCATTATTTCAGGGATACAACGCCACTATCTTTGCTTACGGCGCCACCGGCAGCGGAAAGACCTATACTATGCAG GGGAGTGATTTGCTGCCTGGTGTAATGCATCTTGCAGTTGCGAGCATCTTGTCCGAGTGCAAGTGTACGGGAAGTAGCATTGCAGTATCGTACTATGAGATATACTTGGACAGATGTTATGATCTGTTAGATCCTAAAGAGAAGGAGATCATGGTTTTGGATGACAAGGATGGACAGATGCATCTCAAGGGACTGGCTCAAATTGAAGTTGACTCGACCAGCAAGTTTCATGAGATTTTCAACTCTGCACTACAAAGGCGAAAGGTTGCTTGCACGGATCTGAATGATGCATCAAGCCGTAGCCATGGCGTGCTGGTGATTACTGTATCCACCCCTTCTCAGGAATCAACCAAAAAAAGTGTCACTGGCAAACTTAACCTCATTGATTTAGCAG GTAATGAAGACAACAGGAGAATTTGCAATGAAGGAATTCGACTTCAAGAGAGCACTAAGATCAACCAATCTCTTTTTGCACTATCGAACGTGATATATGCACTTAATAACAGCAAGCAGAGAGTACCATACAGAGATAGCAAATTGACACGCATAATACAGGATTCTCTCGGAGGAACAAGCCGTGCCCTTATGGTGGCTTGTCTG AATCCAGGAGAGTACCAAGAATGTGTTCATACAGTTAGCTTGGCAGCACGGTCTCGCCAAGTTTCCAATTTTGTATGCCCTGCTCATAAAAAAGCAGACTCAAACATGAAAGTTGACATGGCGGCAAAGCTCCAGGCATGGCTAGAATCCAAAGGCAAAACGAAAGGTAGTCAGAGAGTATAcaattctccattttacagTAGAAGTCCTTGTTCAGTGAAACCTGTAAGGAAATTGAATACTTTTACACCATCAACTAAAGCTGTCAGAAACAACGAACAAGTTCCGGATTCAAAAGAGAG GAGTTCATGTAAAACAGGAAAAAAACTATTTCAGGGTGGAGTTTACACTGACTATAAAAGAGAG GTTGAAAACCTTTCTGCTGCAGAAACTAATCAAGACAAGCTCTCTGTCCCAGTTTCTGAGGATGCGTCAAAATCAAATCCTGCTG ATGAACTACAATATGGGAAGgaaacaacaacaaacaaatgtGGCGATGCCAGTGGCCTATTGcaggaaaatgagaaaatcgaAGCACTTGAGAAGCCCTATAGGAAGGTCCTCTCACCAATTCACTCCAACATTGAGAGATCCCATTTTGTTTCTTCGGATCCAAAGACTCCTACATTACGTGCAGTAACATGTAATAGAGAAAATAGCATCCATGAATATGGTACCCCACTTGATAAAATTACTGCTCGGAGCTCCAGCTTGAAG ACTTCTCTTCTCCAAGATTACATAGAATTCTTGAATACGGCAAGCAG TGAGGAGCTAATGGAGCTGAAG GGCATTGGGCAAAAGATGGCTGATTACATCATTGAGCTGAGGGAAACAAGTCCTTTAAAATCTGTaagaaaaaaacacacaaattaTATGGTAAGAGAGCTTACGTTAGTTGCCACTAACTCTCTAATTCGACCTTTTGTAGCTCGGCGACCTGGAGAAGATAGGTCTTTCCTCAAAGCAG gtgCATAA
- the LOC125205287 gene encoding kinesin-like protein KIN-10B isoform X2: MTTQSEKLCVTPQRQIFSTPAKDRHQSISIAQVRVIVRLRPFLPHEISSRNGHPISCVSLQESEASPSNEVTVLLKDQATSRNECLNLDGFFGQDDNNVSQIFDREVRPLMPALFQGYNATIFAYGATGSGKTYTMQGSDLLPGVMHLAVASILSECKCTGSSIAVSYYEIYLDRCYDLLDPKEKEIMVLDDKDGQMHLKGLAQIEVDSTSKFHEIFNSALQRRKVACTDLNDASSRSHGVLVITVSTPSQESTKKSVTGKLNLIDLAGNEDNRRICNEGIRLQESTKINQSLFALSNVIYALNNSKQRVPYRDSKLTRIIQDSLGGTSRALMVACLNPGEYQECVHTVSLAARSRQVSNFVCPAHKKADSNMKVDMAAKLQAWLESKGKTKGSQRVYNSPFYSRSPCSVKPVRKLNTFTPSTKAVRNNEQVPDSKERSSCKTGKKLFQGGVYTDYKREVENLSAAETNQDKLSVPVSEDASKSNPADELQYGKETTTNKCGDASGLLQENEKIEALEKPYRKVLSPIHSNIERSHFVSSDPKTPTLRAVTCNRENSIHEYGTPLDKITARSSSLKTSLLQDYIEFLNTASSEELMELKGIGQKMADYIIELRETSPLKSLGDLEKIGLSSKQVHNMFGRAARGLLENFIHNA, encoded by the exons ATGACCACTCAATCAGAAAAGCTCTGCGTCACACCTCAGCGCCAAATCTTTTCAACCCCAGCCAAAGATCGTCACCAATCCATCTCAATTGCCCAGGTCAGAGTAATCGTACGACTTCGCCCCTTTCTCCCCCATGAAATTTCTTCCAGAAATGGACACCCCATCTCCTGCGTTTCTCTCCAAGAATCGGAAGCCTCTCCATCAAATGAAGTCACCGTTCTTCTCAAAGACCAAGCAACCAG CCGAAATGAGTGCTTAAATTTGGATGGTTTTTTCGGGCAAGACGACAACAATGTGAGCCAGATTTTCGATAGGGAAGTGAGGCCTTTGATGCCGGCATTATTTCAGGGATACAACGCCACTATCTTTGCTTACGGCGCCACCGGCAGCGGAAAGACCTATACTATGCAG GGGAGTGATTTGCTGCCTGGTGTAATGCATCTTGCAGTTGCGAGCATCTTGTCCGAGTGCAAGTGTACGGGAAGTAGCATTGCAGTATCGTACTATGAGATATACTTGGACAGATGTTATGATCTGTTAGATCCTAAAGAGAAGGAGATCATGGTTTTGGATGACAAGGATGGACAGATGCATCTCAAGGGACTGGCTCAAATTGAAGTTGACTCGACCAGCAAGTTTCATGAGATTTTCAACTCTGCACTACAAAGGCGAAAGGTTGCTTGCACGGATCTGAATGATGCATCAAGCCGTAGCCATGGCGTGCTGGTGATTACTGTATCCACCCCTTCTCAGGAATCAACCAAAAAAAGTGTCACTGGCAAACTTAACCTCATTGATTTAGCAG GTAATGAAGACAACAGGAGAATTTGCAATGAAGGAATTCGACTTCAAGAGAGCACTAAGATCAACCAATCTCTTTTTGCACTATCGAACGTGATATATGCACTTAATAACAGCAAGCAGAGAGTACCATACAGAGATAGCAAATTGACACGCATAATACAGGATTCTCTCGGAGGAACAAGCCGTGCCCTTATGGTGGCTTGTCTG AATCCAGGAGAGTACCAAGAATGTGTTCATACAGTTAGCTTGGCAGCACGGTCTCGCCAAGTTTCCAATTTTGTATGCCCTGCTCATAAAAAAGCAGACTCAAACATGAAAGTTGACATGGCGGCAAAGCTCCAGGCATGGCTAGAATCCAAAGGCAAAACGAAAGGTAGTCAGAGAGTATAcaattctccattttacagTAGAAGTCCTTGTTCAGTGAAACCTGTAAGGAAATTGAATACTTTTACACCATCAACTAAAGCTGTCAGAAACAACGAACAAGTTCCGGATTCAAAAGAGAG GAGTTCATGTAAAACAGGAAAAAAACTATTTCAGGGTGGAGTTTACACTGACTATAAAAGAGAG GTTGAAAACCTTTCTGCTGCAGAAACTAATCAAGACAAGCTCTCTGTCCCAGTTTCTGAGGATGCGTCAAAATCAAATCCTGCTG ATGAACTACAATATGGGAAGgaaacaacaacaaacaaatgtGGCGATGCCAGTGGCCTATTGcaggaaaatgagaaaatcgaAGCACTTGAGAAGCCCTATAGGAAGGTCCTCTCACCAATTCACTCCAACATTGAGAGATCCCATTTTGTTTCTTCGGATCCAAAGACTCCTACATTACGTGCAGTAACATGTAATAGAGAAAATAGCATCCATGAATATGGTACCCCACTTGATAAAATTACTGCTCGGAGCTCCAGCTTGAAG ACTTCTCTTCTCCAAGATTACATAGAATTCTTGAATACGGCAAGCAG TGAGGAGCTAATGGAGCTGAAG GGCATTGGGCAAAAGATGGCTGATTACATCATTGAGCTGAGGGAAACAAGTCCTTTAAAATCT CTCGGCGACCTGGAGAAGATAGGTCTTTCCTCAAAGCAG gtgCATAACATGTTTGGAAGGGCTGCAAGAGGACTTCTTGAGAATTTCATACACAACGCCTAG